The Agromyces mangrovi genome contains a region encoding:
- the nhaA gene encoding Na+/H+ antiporter NhaA has translation MSEPIELSTAPARPARRMRLGRSRRPRFSGGSTERTAAGLLLLATLAAILWANSPWSATYDEFWSTEIELAVGSFEAHISLRHLVNDGIMTLFFFAIGLEVKREITIGELTDRSRAMVPVIAAIAGLVVPALLFLAVAGTTEQAHAWGVVISTDTAFLVGALAVIGPKFPARLRIFLLTLAVVDDVGALGAIAIFYSDDIQVWPLLLSIAFLAAIFFVRYLPVGRGPAYAVLSIAAWVAMYASGVHPTLAGVAVALMIPVFPPRRRDVERAMELTTAFRQSPSSEYAAAATRGLRASISENERMQTTFSPYVTYIVLPLFALANAGVRLDAETVGAALGSLLFWGIVAGLVVGKFVGITATTAVVRASGLGTLAPGLTLARVAGGAALSGIGFTISLFIVDVAIDDPLAQAEARFGVLVASALAFGLAWCVFRVSDKLQPPVPVGGTLARPVDPERDHIRGPVDAPLTLVEYGDFECPFCSRATGSIDHVRSVLGDELRYVWRHLPLTEVHDHAVDAARAAEAAAKQGAFFEMGQLLFANQNKLEVDDLCAYADQLGLDAERFLDDFNSTEVANRVTDDALDAEVMDLHSTPTFFIGEQRHKGHYDAATLVEALRASRDRSA, from the coding sequence ATGAGCGAACCGATCGAGCTCAGCACGGCGCCCGCGCGCCCGGCGCGCCGGATGCGACTCGGCCGCTCGCGCCGGCCGCGGTTCAGTGGCGGCTCGACCGAACGCACCGCCGCCGGCCTGCTGCTGCTCGCGACGCTCGCGGCGATCCTCTGGGCCAATTCGCCGTGGAGCGCCACATACGACGAATTCTGGTCGACCGAGATCGAGCTGGCAGTGGGGTCGTTCGAGGCGCACATCAGCCTGCGCCACCTCGTGAACGACGGCATCATGACGCTGTTCTTCTTCGCCATCGGCCTCGAGGTCAAGCGCGAGATCACGATCGGCGAGCTCACCGACCGCTCGCGGGCCATGGTGCCGGTGATCGCGGCGATCGCCGGGCTCGTCGTGCCCGCGCTGCTCTTCCTCGCGGTGGCCGGCACCACCGAGCAGGCGCACGCCTGGGGCGTCGTCATCTCCACCGACACCGCGTTCCTCGTCGGGGCACTCGCGGTCATCGGCCCGAAGTTCCCGGCGCGCCTGCGCATCTTCCTCCTCACGCTCGCGGTCGTCGACGACGTCGGCGCGCTCGGCGCGATCGCCATCTTCTACAGCGACGACATCCAGGTCTGGCCGCTGCTCCTGTCGATCGCGTTCCTCGCGGCCATCTTCTTCGTGCGCTACCTGCCGGTCGGGCGCGGCCCCGCGTACGCCGTGCTCTCGATCGCGGCCTGGGTCGCGATGTACGCGTCGGGGGTGCATCCGACCCTCGCCGGCGTCGCGGTCGCGCTCATGATCCCGGTGTTCCCGCCGCGGCGGCGCGACGTCGAGCGCGCGATGGAGCTGACGACCGCGTTCCGCCAGTCCCCGAGCTCGGAGTACGCAGCGGCGGCGACCCGCGGGCTGCGCGCCTCGATCTCCGAGAACGAGCGGATGCAGACCACGTTCTCGCCGTACGTCACCTACATCGTGCTCCCGCTCTTCGCACTCGCGAACGCAGGGGTGCGCCTCGACGCCGAGACGGTCGGCGCGGCGCTGGGCTCGTTGCTCTTCTGGGGCATCGTCGCGGGACTCGTGGTCGGCAAGTTCGTGGGCATCACGGCGACGACCGCGGTCGTGCGCGCGAGCGGGCTCGGCACGCTCGCACCGGGCCTGACCCTCGCGCGCGTCGCCGGCGGCGCCGCCCTGTCGGGCATCGGGTTCACGATCTCGCTGTTCATCGTCGACGTGGCGATCGACGACCCGCTCGCGCAGGCGGAGGCGAGATTCGGCGTGCTCGTGGCATCCGCCCTCGCCTTCGGACTCGCGTGGTGCGTGTTCCGGGTGAGCGACAAGCTGCAGCCGCCGGTGCCCGTCGGCGGCACCCTGGCCAGGCCGGTCGACCCGGAGCGCGACCACATCCGCGGCCCGGTCGACGCACCCCTCACGCTGGTCGAGTACGGCGACTTCGAGTGCCCGTTCTGCAGCCGTGCGACGGGGTCGATCGACCACGTGCGCTCGGTGCTCGGCGACGAGCTGCGCTACGTGTGGCGCCACCTGCCGCTCACCGAGGTGCACGACCATGCGGTCGACGCGGCGCGCGCCGCCGAGGCGGCGGCCAAGCAGGGCGCGTTCTTCGAGATGGGCCAGCTGCTGTTCGCCAACCAGAACAAGCTCGAGGTCGACGACCTCTGCGCCTACGCCGACCAGCTCGGGCTCGACGCGGAGCGGTTCCTCGACGACTTCAACTCGACCGAGGTCGCGAACCGCGTCACCGACGACGCCCTCGACGCCGAGGTGATGGACCTGCACTCGACGCCCACGTTCTTCATCGGCGAGCAGCGCCACAAGGGGCACTACGACGCCGCGACGCTGGTCGAGGCGCTGCGCGCGTCCCGCGACCGCTCCGCGTGA
- a CDS encoding FadR/GntR family transcriptional regulator, which produces MTTTPGTPPETESPRAWKTVLEHVERALLDGSLQPGDRLPGERQLSTDLGVGRSSVREAFRVLEVLGLIRTRSGSGPNAGAIIVATPRGGMSALMRLQVAAQGFPVDDVVRARLLLEASVAAELAAAVHDHDLSDALQLLEAMEPPGLDPDEFLVLDAQFHVALAEASGNQVITAMMAGLRSAIEGYVLEGVPHIRDWGETADRLRHEHREILHAIERGDSADAEARIRDHIAGYYAESLLPTPDQTSPAQPSPTPTPDPAPGRESSRTVASPAR; this is translated from the coding sequence GTGACGACGACGCCCGGCACCCCGCCAGAGACGGAATCGCCGCGCGCCTGGAAGACCGTGCTCGAGCACGTCGAGCGCGCACTCCTCGACGGATCGCTCCAGCCCGGCGACCGGCTCCCCGGGGAGCGTCAGCTCTCGACCGACCTCGGCGTCGGCCGGTCGAGCGTGCGCGAGGCGTTCCGCGTGCTCGAGGTGCTCGGGCTCATCCGCACCCGGTCCGGCTCGGGCCCGAACGCCGGCGCGATCATCGTCGCCACCCCGCGCGGCGGCATGTCGGCGCTCATGCGCCTGCAGGTGGCGGCACAGGGCTTCCCGGTCGACGACGTCGTGCGCGCGAGGCTGCTGCTCGAGGCATCCGTCGCCGCCGAGCTCGCCGCCGCGGTGCACGACCACGACCTCTCCGACGCGCTCCAGCTGCTCGAGGCGATGGAGCCCCCGGGGCTCGACCCCGACGAGTTCCTCGTGCTCGACGCGCAGTTCCACGTGGCGCTGGCCGAGGCATCCGGCAACCAGGTGATCACCGCGATGATGGCCGGCCTGCGCAGCGCGATCGAAGGGTACGTGCTCGAGGGCGTGCCGCACATCCGCGACTGGGGCGAGACGGCAGACCGGCTGCGGCACGAGCACCGCGAGATCCTCCACGCCATCGAGCGCGGCGATTCGGCCGACGCCGAGGCGCGCATCCGCGACCACATCGCCGGGTACTACGCGGAGTCCCTGCTCCCGACACCCGACCAGACCTCCCCCGCCCAGCCTTCCCCCACCCCGACCCCCGACCCCGCCCCGGGCCGCGAGTCGTCACGAACTGTCGCTTCGCCCGCGCGATAG
- a CDS encoding response regulator: MTPGSGPMPRDEGPIRVLIADDQALVRTGFRMILEIEPDLEVVGEVVDGAQAVEAAHALAPDVVLMDVRMPRMDGISATRAITDDPVATGRVVMLTTFDLDEYVYDALQAGASGFLLKDVPPELLVAGIRAVHAGDSLLAPAVTRRMIETFVARPRATASPSVLASLTDREREVLALVARGRTNGEIARELYVSETTVKTHIGRLLAKLGARDRVQAVIIAYETGLAHGGW; the protein is encoded by the coding sequence ATGACTCCGGGCAGCGGCCCGATGCCCCGCGACGAGGGCCCGATCCGCGTACTCATCGCCGACGACCAGGCGCTCGTGCGCACCGGGTTCCGGATGATCCTCGAGATCGAACCCGACCTCGAGGTGGTCGGCGAGGTGGTCGACGGCGCGCAGGCGGTCGAGGCGGCGCACGCACTCGCGCCCGACGTGGTGCTGATGGACGTGCGGATGCCACGGATGGACGGCATCTCGGCGACCCGCGCGATCACCGACGATCCCGTCGCGACCGGCCGCGTCGTGATGCTCACGACGTTCGACCTGGACGAGTACGTGTACGACGCGCTGCAGGCGGGTGCGAGCGGATTCCTCCTGAAGGACGTGCCACCCGAGCTGCTCGTCGCAGGCATCCGGGCCGTGCACGCAGGCGACTCGCTCCTCGCGCCGGCCGTCACGCGACGCATGATCGAGACGTTCGTCGCTCGCCCGCGCGCGACGGCGTCGCCCTCGGTGCTCGCGTCGCTGACCGATCGCGAACGCGAGGTGCTCGCGCTCGTGGCGCGCGGCCGCACCAACGGCGAGATCGCACGCGAGCTCTACGTCTCGGAGACGACGGTGAAGACCCACATCGGTCGCCTCCTCGCCAAGCTCGGCGCTCGCGACCGCGTGCAGGCGGTCATCATCGCCTACGAGACCGGACTCGCCCACGGGGGCTGGTAG
- a CDS encoding sensor histidine kinase, whose product MRPRIRTLDVAIAAILLLLGQLEAWAGIGAISAPGPDWARATAFGAAALLLVVRRRHPLAVLAAVAGVLLAEFALFGAPEGYAIVLVPMVAIYTVGRLTPMPASLWGLAIGGAFWAGWAWTDPLNATLDDRLSALVWFAPCVIAWLVGALVRTTVTVRDQRRTERAEREARAVAEERNRIARELHDVVGHGLSVMTVQAAAVRRRLEPEQTTERTALEAVEAVGRESLAEMRRLVGVLRTDEAATREPPPGLDTVGRVADRVTAAGLPVTIRTTGAARDLPVALDIAAFRVVQEGLTNAMRHATGATRAAVEVDYGEHALTLLVRDDGAGPVDAQAFGAGLAGLRERVALHSGTLTFGPGAEGGCELRAELPWSAP is encoded by the coding sequence GTGAGGCCCCGAATCCGCACCCTCGACGTCGCGATCGCCGCGATCCTGCTCCTGCTCGGGCAGCTCGAGGCGTGGGCCGGGATCGGTGCGATCAGCGCGCCGGGCCCCGACTGGGCGCGCGCCACCGCGTTCGGCGCCGCCGCGCTCCTGCTGGTCGTTCGCCGGAGGCACCCGCTCGCCGTGCTCGCCGCCGTCGCCGGCGTGCTGCTCGCCGAGTTCGCACTGTTCGGAGCCCCGGAGGGCTACGCGATCGTGCTCGTTCCGATGGTCGCGATCTACACCGTCGGGCGGCTCACGCCCATGCCCGCGTCGCTCTGGGGGCTCGCGATCGGCGGCGCGTTCTGGGCGGGGTGGGCGTGGACCGACCCGCTGAACGCGACGCTCGACGACCGGCTCTCCGCGCTGGTCTGGTTCGCACCGTGCGTCATCGCCTGGCTGGTCGGGGCACTGGTGCGGACGACCGTCACGGTCCGCGACCAGCGGCGGACCGAGCGCGCCGAACGAGAGGCGCGCGCCGTCGCGGAGGAGCGGAACCGCATCGCCCGCGAGCTGCACGACGTCGTCGGACACGGCCTCTCGGTGATGACCGTGCAGGCCGCGGCCGTGCGCCGCCGGCTCGAGCCCGAGCAGACGACGGAGCGCACCGCGTTGGAAGCGGTCGAGGCGGTCGGGCGCGAGTCGCTGGCGGAGATGCGGCGACTCGTGGGCGTGCTCCGCACCGACGAGGCAGCCACCCGTGAGCCGCCGCCGGGTCTCGACACGGTCGGCCGGGTGGCCGACCGGGTGACGGCCGCCGGCCTGCCGGTCACGATCCGCACGACGGGAGCGGCCCGCGACCTCCCCGTCGCGCTCGACATCGCGGCGTTCCGGGTCGTGCAGGAGGGCCTCACGAACGCCATGCGCCACGCCACCGGTGCGACGCGTGCGGCGGTGGAGGTCGACTACGGCGAGCATGCGCTCACGCTGCTCGTCCGCGACGACGGGGCTGGGCCGGTCGACGCGCAGGCGTTCGGGGCCGGCCTCGCGGGCCTGCGCGAACGCGTGGCACTCCACTCGGGAACACTGACGTTCGGGCCCGGGGCCGAGGGCGGGTGCGAGCTGCGCGCCGAGCTGCCCTGGTCGGCGCCATGA
- a CDS encoding NYN domain-containing protein yields the protein MPTTAEPRVAIYLDFDNIVISRYDQLHGDMSYRRDTGRRSSTAKAETATKLEAATVDVDAVLDFAATFGTIAVARAYADWSNPVNASYRSQLIDRAVDLVQLFPLSATKNGADIRLAVDAVEDLFRLDDLTHVVIVAGDSDYVALAQRCKRLSRYVVGIGVAGGTSRALTAACDEFADYDALLQTDADVDEDERAAEEEAAAAKTSKGSKDATGGTGNGRKKGAASSGDDDSGASDDGSTPSTRNPGRLLIKALELLRAKNDEEWQPSGAVKNQMLRMDPGFQERRLGFGSFTDFLKSRGGVVELDETTGQNRVRIRPRKG from the coding sequence ATGCCCACCACCGCAGAACCCCGCGTCGCCATCTACCTCGACTTCGACAACATCGTCATCTCGCGGTACGACCAGCTGCACGGCGACATGTCCTACCGGCGCGACACCGGCAGGCGCTCGTCGACCGCGAAGGCCGAGACCGCGACGAAGCTCGAGGCCGCCACGGTCGACGTCGACGCCGTGCTCGACTTCGCCGCCACCTTCGGCACCATCGCCGTCGCGCGCGCCTACGCCGACTGGTCGAACCCGGTCAACGCCAGCTACCGCAGCCAGCTCATCGACCGCGCCGTCGACCTCGTGCAGCTCTTCCCCCTGTCGGCGACGAAGAACGGCGCCGACATCCGCCTCGCGGTCGACGCCGTGGAAGACCTGTTCCGCCTCGACGACCTCACCCACGTGGTCATCGTCGCCGGCGACTCCGACTACGTCGCGCTCGCGCAGCGCTGCAAGCGCCTCAGCCGCTACGTCGTCGGCATCGGCGTCGCCGGCGGCACGAGCCGGGCGCTGACGGCCGCGTGCGACGAGTTCGCCGACTACGACGCGCTGCTCCAGACCGACGCCGACGTCGACGAGGACGAGCGGGCGGCCGAGGAGGAGGCTGCGGCGGCGAAGACGTCGAAGGGGTCGAAGGATGCCACGGGCGGCACGGGCAACGGCCGGAAGAAGGGCGCCGCATCGTCGGGCGACGACGACTCCGGGGCATCCGATGACGGATCGACCCCGTCGACCCGCAACCCGGGCCGCCTGCTGATCAAGGCGCTCGAGCTGCTGCGCGCGAAGAACGACGAGGAGTGGCAGCCGTCCGGCGCGGTGAAGAACCAGATGCTGCGCATGGACCCCGGGTTCCAGGAGCGGCGACTCGGCTTCGGGTCGTTCACCGACTTCCTGAAGTCGCGCGGCGGCGTGGTCGAGCTCGACGAGACGACCGGCCAGAACCGCGTGCGCATCCGGCCGCGCAAGGGCTGA
- a CDS encoding aldo/keto reductase has translation MTETAQATRIRIADSDLEVFPLNLGGNVFGWTADVAASEAVLDGYVAAGGNFVDTADAYSAWAPGHTGGESETVIGDWMRTRGNRDDVVVATKLSQHPEFRGLAADNVRAAADASLQRLGTDRIDLYYAHYDDASVPLEETVGALSALVDAGKVRAIGISNYTPERIDEWFEVTAANGFHRAVALQPHYNLVERDFEHGLRERAEREGLAVFTYFSLAKGFLAGTYRTASDAAAPGASPRAAAAASYLDDRGARVLAALDRIAAVHGVPVASVALAWLRVQPTVVAPIASARNTAQLPALVASATLELGADELAELSAATA, from the coding sequence ATGACCGAGACCGCGCAGGCCACCCGCATCCGCATCGCCGACTCCGACCTCGAGGTGTTCCCGCTGAACCTCGGTGGAAACGTCTTCGGCTGGACCGCCGATGTCGCGGCGTCCGAGGCGGTGCTCGACGGCTACGTCGCGGCGGGCGGCAACTTCGTCGACACGGCGGACGCGTACTCGGCCTGGGCGCCCGGACACACCGGCGGCGAGAGCGAGACGGTCATCGGCGACTGGATGCGCACCCGCGGCAACCGCGACGACGTGGTCGTCGCGACCAAGCTCAGCCAGCACCCCGAGTTCCGCGGGCTCGCCGCCGACAACGTGCGCGCAGCCGCCGACGCGTCGCTGCAGCGCCTCGGCACCGACCGCATCGACCTCTACTACGCGCACTACGACGACGCATCCGTGCCGCTCGAGGAGACGGTCGGCGCGCTCTCTGCGCTGGTCGACGCCGGCAAGGTGCGCGCGATCGGCATCTCGAACTACACGCCGGAGCGCATCGACGAGTGGTTCGAGGTCACCGCGGCGAACGGCTTCCACCGCGCCGTGGCGCTGCAGCCGCACTACAACCTCGTCGAGCGCGACTTCGAGCACGGCCTGCGCGAGCGCGCCGAGCGAGAAGGCCTCGCCGTGTTCACCTACTTCTCGCTCGCGAAGGGCTTCCTCGCGGGCACGTACCGCACTGCGTCGGACGCCGCCGCGCCCGGCGCCAGCCCGCGCGCCGCCGCCGCGGCGTCGTACCTCGACGACCGCGGGGCACGCGTGCTCGCCGCGCTCGACCGCATCGCCGCCGTGCACGGCGTGCCCGTGGCATCCGTCGCCCTCGCCTGGCTGCGCGTGCAGCCGACCGTGGTCGCGCCGATCGCGAGCGCGCGGAACACGGCGCAGCTGCCCGCGCTCGTCGCATCGGCGACGCTCGAGCTGGGCGCCGACGAGCTGGCCGAGCTGTCGGCGGCGACGGCGTAG
- a CDS encoding TetR/AcrR family transcriptional regulator, producing MSAPTRPLRRDAALNRERLLDEAERYFAEAGIDASLHELAERTGVGIGTLYRRFPTYADLIRALYDRAAERIDVVMTELADLDSGWDQVVAFLDGNLAILVDYPATPAVLHRMSELDPDYRPGVRWEEAVRAFVARAHDEGSLREDVTGTDLGMLPLAMASVLRFPQPQRGVALARYRRITLDGLRASEATQPMPTEPFTTDDLNTAVHGRTADHPTRAERT from the coding sequence GTGTCAGCACCTACCCGACCGCTGCGCCGCGATGCCGCCCTGAACCGCGAACGCCTCCTCGACGAGGCCGAGCGGTACTTCGCCGAGGCCGGCATCGACGCGTCGCTGCACGAACTCGCCGAACGCACGGGCGTGGGCATCGGCACCCTGTACCGGCGCTTCCCGACCTACGCCGACCTGATCCGCGCGCTCTACGATCGCGCCGCCGAGCGCATCGACGTCGTCATGACCGAGCTCGCCGACCTCGACTCGGGCTGGGACCAGGTGGTCGCCTTCCTCGACGGCAACCTCGCGATCCTCGTCGACTACCCGGCCACGCCCGCGGTGCTGCACCGCATGTCGGAGCTCGACCCCGACTACCGCCCCGGCGTGCGCTGGGAGGAGGCGGTCCGGGCCTTCGTGGCGCGCGCCCACGACGAGGGGTCGCTGCGCGAGGACGTCACGGGCACCGACCTCGGCATGCTGCCGCTCGCGATGGCGAGCGTGCTGCGCTTCCCGCAGCCGCAGCGCGGCGTCGCCCTGGCCCGCTACCGTCGCATCACGCTCGACGGCCTGCGCGCGTCGGAGGCCACCCAGCCGATGCCCACCGAGCCGTTCACGACCGACGACCTGAACACCGCGGTGCACGGGCGCACGGCCGATCACCCGACGCGCGCCGAGCGCACCTGA
- a CDS encoding serine hydrolase domain-containing protein: MTSYSHAFDWARRHVDAGTLPGAVLGVATSEGVVALDAFGDAETGDHYPLFSITKPLVGLAALRLVEQGRLTLETPLTDAVPEFGADRADVVRLRHLVSHTAGIPEPALDVPAGLRPALLAPGRDFAAGAISRYSTIAYEGIAALIAHASGTPWEQQVLETLAGADATGVTFDVESTRHAPIECAEQGVDWELFASHRNPGAGAFARAEDLLAVAVSLLRDDGRLVHPVTGAMMRRSLTDDVPTIDPYPPERGTHWGFTWCLRDAAPAALAPDGFGHGGWAGTDFWVHPEHDVAFVLLTNVAASGRLGLSLDELDNAVVTAR, from the coding sequence ATGACCTCGTACTCGCACGCGTTCGACTGGGCCCGCCGTCACGTCGATGCGGGCACCCTGCCGGGCGCGGTGCTCGGCGTCGCGACGAGCGAGGGCGTGGTCGCGCTCGACGCGTTCGGCGACGCCGAGACCGGCGACCACTACCCGCTGTTCTCGATCACGAAGCCCCTCGTCGGCCTCGCCGCGCTGCGGCTCGTCGAGCAGGGGCGCCTCACGCTCGAGACGCCGCTGACCGACGCCGTGCCCGAGTTCGGCGCCGACCGCGCCGACGTCGTGCGGCTGCGGCACCTCGTGAGCCACACGGCGGGCATCCCCGAGCCGGCACTCGACGTGCCCGCGGGTCTCCGGCCCGCGCTGCTCGCCCCCGGGCGCGACTTCGCGGCCGGTGCGATCTCGCGCTACTCGACGATCGCCTACGAGGGCATCGCGGCGCTCATCGCGCACGCGAGCGGCACGCCGTGGGAGCAGCAGGTGCTCGAGACGCTGGCGGGGGCGGATGCCACGGGCGTGACCTTCGACGTGGAGTCGACCCGTCACGCGCCGATCGAGTGCGCCGAGCAGGGCGTCGACTGGGAGCTCTTCGCGTCGCACCGCAACCCCGGCGCGGGCGCGTTCGCACGCGCCGAGGACCTCCTCGCGGTCGCGGTCTCGCTGCTGCGGGACGACGGCCGGCTGGTGCATCCGGTCACGGGCGCCATGATGCGGCGCTCGCTCACCGACGACGTGCCGACCATCGACCCGTACCCGCCCGAGCGCGGCACGCACTGGGGGTTCACCTGGTGCCTGCGCGACGCGGCGCCCGCGGCGCTCGCCCCGGACGGCTTCGGGCACGGCGGCTGGGCGGGCACCGACTTCTGGGTGCACCCCGAGCACGACGTGGCGTTCGTGCTGCTGACGAACGTGGCGGCCTCGGGCCGGCTCGGGCTCAGCCTCGACGAGCTCGACAACGCGGTGGTCACGGCGCGCTGA
- a CDS encoding rhamnulokinase, translated as MSSSTPAGHVAAIDLGATSGRVMLGSVGPNTLELHAVGRFPNQPVRTINGLHWDLLALYRGAVDGLRAAVAEAPDVASIGVDSWAVDYALLRGGRMLGTPFHYRDERTAAGVDAVHAVTPFEELYRRNGLQFLPFNTVYQLAAERDGGLLSLADQLLLVPDLIAYFLTGEAVAERTNASTTGLVDVITHAWDVELADRLQLPASVLPRLVDPGERIGSTLGYVNDGIGAAAPIDVVAVGSHDTASAVVAVPMRAETAAYISCGTWGLVGLELEQPVLTDAARRANFTNEGGVDSRVRFLHNVMGLWLLSESIREWERAGETVELSDLLAAAASVTAPVAVFDANDPRFMAPGDMPARIAEWCREHDQPVPSTQAEFARSIIESLAEAFGDAVRTAAELSGRTVETIHMVGGGALNELLCQRTADRAGLPVLAGPVEATAIGNVLVQARAQGFAGGDLESLRDLVATAFAPRRYDPKA; from the coding sequence ATGAGCTCGTCGACCCCCGCGGGCCACGTCGCCGCGATCGACCTCGGTGCGACCAGCGGGCGGGTGATGCTCGGCTCGGTCGGGCCGAACACGCTCGAGCTGCACGCGGTCGGCCGGTTCCCGAACCAGCCCGTGCGCACCATCAACGGGCTGCACTGGGACCTGCTCGCGCTCTACCGCGGCGCGGTCGACGGGCTGCGTGCGGCCGTCGCCGAGGCGCCCGACGTGGCGAGCATCGGCGTGGACTCGTGGGCGGTCGACTATGCACTGCTGCGCGGCGGGCGGATGCTCGGCACGCCGTTCCACTACCGCGACGAGCGGACAGCGGCGGGCGTCGATGCCGTGCACGCGGTCACGCCGTTCGAGGAGCTGTACCGCCGCAACGGCCTGCAGTTCCTGCCGTTCAACACGGTGTACCAGCTCGCCGCCGAGCGCGACGGCGGGCTGCTGTCGCTCGCCGACCAGCTGCTGCTCGTGCCCGACCTCATCGCGTACTTCCTCACCGGGGAGGCGGTGGCCGAGCGCACGAACGCGTCGACCACGGGCCTCGTCGACGTGATCACCCACGCGTGGGACGTCGAGCTCGCCGACCGGCTCCAGCTGCCGGCATCCGTGCTGCCCCGCCTCGTCGACCCCGGCGAGCGCATCGGCTCGACGCTCGGCTACGTGAACGACGGGATCGGCGCGGCCGCCCCGATCGACGTCGTCGCGGTCGGTTCGCACGACACGGCGTCGGCGGTCGTCGCCGTGCCAATGCGGGCCGAGACCGCCGCGTACATCTCGTGCGGCACCTGGGGCCTGGTGGGCCTCGAGCTCGAGCAGCCGGTGCTGACGGATGCCGCGCGCCGGGCGAACTTCACCAACGAGGGCGGCGTCGACTCGCGCGTGCGCTTCCTGCACAACGTGATGGGGCTGTGGCTGCTGAGCGAGTCGATCCGCGAGTGGGAGCGTGCCGGCGAGACCGTCGAGCTCTCGGACCTGCTCGCCGCGGCGGCATCCGTCACGGCACCGGTCGCCGTGTTCGACGCGAACGACCCGCGCTTCATGGCCCCGGGCGACATGCCCGCGCGCATCGCCGAGTGGTGCCGCGAGCACGACCAGCCGGTGCCGTCGACGCAGGCCGAGTTCGCGCGCAGCATCATCGAGAGCCTCGCCGAGGCGTTCGGCGACGCGGTGCGCACCGCGGCCGAGCTGTCGGGGCGCACGGTCGAGACGATCCACATGGTCGGCGGCGGCGCGCTCAACGAGCTGCTCTGCCAGCGCACGGCCGACCGCGCGGGGCTGCCCGTGCTCGCCGGCCCGGTCGAGGCGACCGCGATCGGCAACGTGCTCGTGCAGGCGCGCGCGCAGGGCTTCGCGGGGGGCGACCTGGAGTCGCTGCGTGACCTCGTCGCCACGGCGTTCGCGCCGCGCCGCTACGATCCCAAGGCATGA